DNA from bacterium:
ACCAAACCTGGAGGGCCAATTTATCACACGGTTTTTGGCCCTCCAAGGCCATTATCCAAGGCTATTTTTAAGGTGTGACCTCGACACAAGTGATCGAATAGGGCGGAAAACTGTATTCAAAACGCCCTTTTGTGGCAGTGGAACCCTTCAAATGGGATGGACCCGAATTGATCACTGCCCGGTAGAGGTTCTCGCTCCACTGATATTCCTTGGAGCTTAACTGATAAAAATCCAGTTTCGAGGCCTTTTTCTGGGCCGCCCCCAAGTTCACGACCGTCCGATAGGCGAATTTGGGGGAACGATTGATGAAAAGAAGGTACTTTTTCCCTCCGGCCGTGCTCGCATAGGACGAGAGATCCTCCGTGCTGGAGACCGCCTGGTACAAGGTCGTCCCGAAGTGATGCTCCATGAGGTACAAGGCCCAATAGGACGACCGGGGTGCGAAAGGACGGTCCGGATCGTTGTTCGGGTCGATGATCCCATGACCACCCCCTTGGCCTGGCTTCTGGGTGTAAAGGTCCCAAATGTTCGTCTGGTTCACCCCCCAAAGCATCATCTGGGCCAGGTAGTCGGCGCAAAAGATCCCATTGATCAGTTTGGCGGTCGTGGGGGTCTCGTCCCCCGAATTCCATTCACTGACCGCGATCTCGATCTTGTCCGCGCGGTCCGGGATATTCTTGGCAATGGCCGCACGGATCTTCGGGATGTACTCGGCCCAAAGAGAGGTCTTGGAAAGCAGGTTCGAATCGCTATCGTTGCTCCAATAGGGATAGGTGTGGACCGAGACGACGTCCACATAAGGACCACACTTCTCGAGGAAACCCTCCACCCACCAAGGTGCTGTTTCGGGGGCCAACCAAGGGGATCCTTCCTTTCTTTCGTGGTTCTGGAACTGGGCCGGAGTGGGTCCCATCAATTTGATATCGGGGTATTGGGCCTTGATCGCCTTCGCGAACTCCAGGTAGTGCCTGCAGTAATTATCGATCACGGTCCAATATTGGTTGTGACCGTTGTACTGAAGGTCCGCTTCGTAATCCGGCTCGTTCCCGAGCTCGACATACTTCACCTTGAGGCCCTGGGCCTTGGCGTCCGCGATCCAGTCCAATGTGTTCTGGACATCCATGGTCATGATATTGGCGATCATAAGGGGTTCCCCATCCGGGACCCGCTTGATGAAATCCACCATCTGTGGCCAGCCGAAAGGCCAGACCGTTTGGACCGTCTTCCCGTCCTTCTGGAGCGACTCGCTCGTCTTCCATCGCCAGATGTTCCCATAGGCGCCGCCCGGCACGCGGATATAGGAAGTGATGTCGTCGATCTCCTTCATCGCCGTCGGATCAGTGAACCATTTGGGATCGTGCCAGGCCGCGATATTGTTGCCGTAGATATAATGAGGATTGATCGTCCGGATGGGCTTGCGGTCGAAGAAGACGTCCACGGATGCCTTTTTGACACCGGCCGAATCGCCTTCCAACAATGCGTTCCAATCGGAGGTCTTCGAGGCCGCGACCTGTACCTGTTGTTTGAAGCTTTTGAACCCCGCCGCGAACACCTCGACGTTATAGGTATCCTCCGGAAGTTCCAGCTGGAAACGGCCTTGCGAGTCGGTCTTGACCAGCTTCTTGGCCACGGCGACCAAAGCACCGGCGATCGGTTTCCCGCCCGCTTTGGCGGAAACCTTCCCTTTCAGGACGGAAGGGGCGCCTTTCAGGACCCCGCGCACGTTATCCAGCACCACCGATCCCTGGATCGGCCCGCCCGAATTGAAGACCAGGTAAACCTTCGTCACACCACCCTTGAATTGGCTGGAATCCACATCCTGACGGACATGGTTCCACCCTTCCTTCATCTTCATCTTGATCTCATTCCAACTGTTGGCGGGGCTCTGGGTGATGATATAAAGCTCACCGTAATTGGCTTTGGCCAGTGCGCCCGACTGGTAATAAATGTCGAAGGTCAACGCCTTGAAGTTCTCCCAATCCGCCGGCTTGGGGACCGCCGAGCAAACCGCCAGGTTCTGGTTC
Protein-coding regions in this window:
- a CDS encoding carboxypeptidase regulatory-like domain-containing protein — protein: NGDGAEIYSMTDQGNIPNAQVATQLTKTGYVLEASIPLTFFYKIQVGPGKTIAFDVALDDIGNAGKTRGIQLAWSRSDKSWQDPSGWGTLKFSGNTLFVNNAPKQAMPGAQSVEVDPMAGKKEASTDGELLWGFNGDLGGFEGKVSQEGTTLTEGTGALRIDTDGSQGWNQNLAVCSAVPKPADWENFKALTFDIYYQSGALAKANYGELYIITQSPANSWNEIKMKMKEGWNHVRQDVDSSQFKGGVTKVYLVFNSGGPIQGSVVLDNVRGVLKGAPSVLKGKVSAKAGGKPIAGALVAVAKKLVKTDSQGRFQLELPEDTYNVEVFAAGFKSFKQQVQVAASKTSDWNALLEGDSAGVKKASVDVFFDRKPIRTINPHYIYGNNIAAWHDPKWFTDPTAMKEIDDITSYIRVPGGAYGNIWRWKTSESLQKDGKTVQTVWPFGWPQMVDFIKRVPDGEPLMIANIMTMDVQNTLDWIADAKAQGLKVKYVELGNEPDYEADLQYNGHNQYWTVIDNYCRHYLEFAKAIKAQYPDIKLMGPTPAQFQNHERKEGSPWLAPETAPWWVEGFLEKCGPYVDVVSVHTYPYWSNDSDSNLLSKTSLWAEYIPKIRAAIAKNIPDRADKIEIAVSEWNSGDETPTTAKLINGIFCADYLAQMMLWGVNQTNIWDLYTQKPGQGGGHGIIDPNNDPDRPFAPRSSYWALYLMEHHFGTTLYQAVSSTEDLSSYASTAGGKKYLLFINRSPKFAYRTVVNLGAAQKKASKLDFYQLSSKEYQWSENLYRAVINSGPSHLKGSTATKGRFEYSFPPYSITCVEVTP